The Gammaproteobacteria bacterium genome includes the window AGGGAAAGCCCATCACCCCTTTACGCCCCGACATAATTACCGTTCATCATCCAGAATACTATCGAGGCGAAGACACCCCGCCATCCGATTGGGACAGTCCAACCCCCATCCCGTTCTTGACTGCCACAGGAAAGTATCTCTTTGCTATTTCTGGCCCAGAAGAGTGGGTCAACGTCACCTTTGACATTTTGGAACATGCCTTGGAGGCTAAAGGAATTGGTGCGAAAACGTCCAGCGGCTACGGGCGCATGTCATTTGTCGATGATACCCCCTCCGTAAAGATGCCTCTGGTGAAGGAATTTTCACCAACACGCATGCCTGCCCCTAACGACCGATTCAAAGGGATTGTTTTCGATTGGGATAGCAAGGGAGTCTACCTTGAAATACCAGGCCTTGACCCCGATGACTTCTGGGCCTTCATACCAGCCAGTGAGTACCCTTCAGAACACAGGTTCCAGTCAGGGCAAAGGATAAAATGCGTGGTCACCAAGGTCAATGGAGACGAAATCGTGTGCGCATTGGATTGAGCAGAACAGGAAGTTGTGTATGCTAAGATGCGGCTGATAGAGGCAATTCTCTCGAGGTGAGTCTCCCAACATTCCTGTCAGAGACAGGAGCGTCCTTTCGATACAGGAATAACCCCATGAGCAAAACATATTCACATATGATTCTCCTCTCCGGCGAACAGACCGCCCCTAACCTGCTCGCCGCGCGTTACTATGCCCCTGAAAAAGTGTACATCCTGCACACCGATTTCTGGAAGAGCAAGTTGATGGCCGAGCGGCTGGCAATGCGTCTGGAGAGCATGTTCCCGGAAACACGGGAAGTAGCCGCATTTCAACCGGGGAAAGTGACTGAAACCGTCTCCGAACTTCTGGATGAATTACCGGATTTGGTCGTCAACATTACCGGCGGCACAAAGCCGATGTCCATCGGAGCATTACAGGCAGCCCAGCGTGCAGGGAAAGATGTCATCTACGTCCGCAGCCAGGGCGGGAAAACCGAAATCGACACGTACACTTTCTCCAAAGATGGTCATTCCAGAGTACTTGTCACTCACCAAGTCATGGACGCCATCTCCCTGGAAGACTATCTGGTCTCGTATTTTGGCACATCCTACCAGGTGACCGGCGTGCGCGGCAAAAAGGGGACGCTCGGACGGGCATTCGAGGAAGCCATTGAGCAGGCTCTCCAACCCCCAGTGGTAGATGAAATCCACATGGGCTGGAAGCACGAAAGCGGCGCCGTAGACGTGGATGCCGTCATACGCTGTAACAACCAGGTTGGCATCATGGAAATCAAGACTGGCAGCAAAGCACGCTCAGCCGAAGGCATCAAGCAACTGGCTCTGGCTGGCGGTCAGCGCTTCTTTGGCACCTATGCTCGGCGCTTTCTGGTCGTCAATCAGGATTGGACTCGCCTGAGCAATTTAAAAGCCCTGGCTGAGGCGCTTGACATCACCGTACTCGAATTGCCAGAATATCGGGAGCCGCGTCCGCTTCGCTCCGAGGAGATTCAGACCCTGAAACAAGCCATCTACTCCAGGCTGAGCAAACCCGCCAGATACGTACAATGGGAGGTCGTTCGGCAAAAGGTAATCGAGCAATGCGCCAGGATGCAATACTTTCTCAGCACCTATGACGAACGCAAATTTCAGGAACAGGCAGGTGATTGGGAAGCGGGAGACCAGATGATAGATTTTCTCAACAAGTCTATCGGGGAAACCCGCGACAGGATTCTGGAAGACCTGGCAGCCTGGGAGCCGCCCGCGGAGACATCCAGCCTGACCGATATCATCCAATCTGCCATCGAAATGATTGACAATGGTCCGCATTGCAAAAATTGGGGCGACAAAA containing:
- the cmr6 gene encoding type III-B CRISPR module RAMP protein Cmr6; protein product: LAINLGTESVLETSIALHHTYGVPYIPGSALKGLAASFAHQHLDGDEWRKESGWAHKELFGTTEQAGCVTFFDALYRPPEYFQQGKPITPLRPDIITVHHPEYYRGEDTPPSDWDSPTPIPFLTATGKYLFAISGPEEWVNVTFDILEHALEAKGIGAKTSSGYGRMSFVDDTPSVKMPLVKEFSPTRMPAPNDRFKGIVFDWDSKGVYLEIPGLDPDDFWAFIPASEYPSEHRFQSGQRIKCVVTKVNGDEIVCALD
- a CDS encoding DUF1887 family protein — its product is MSKTYSHMILLSGEQTAPNLLAARYYAPEKVYILHTDFWKSKLMAERLAMRLESMFPETREVAAFQPGKVTETVSELLDELPDLVVNITGGTKPMSIGALQAAQRAGKDVIYVRSQGGKTEIDTYTFSKDGHSRVLVTHQVMDAISLEDYLVSYFGTSYQVTGVRGKKGTLGRAFEEAIEQALQPPVVDEIHMGWKHESGAVDVDAVIRCNNQVGIMEIKTGSKARSAEGIKQLALAGGQRFFGTYARRFLVVNQDWTRLSNLKALAEALDITVLELPEYREPRPLRSEEIQTLKQAIYSRLSKPARYVQWEVVRQKVIEQCARMQYFLSTYDERKFQEQAGDWEAGDQMIDFLNKSIGETRDRILEDLAAWEPPAETSSLTDIIQSAIEMIDNGPHCKNWGDKKACERVTNALRSYIKAE